From a region of the Nonlabens sp. Hel1_33_55 genome:
- a CDS encoding NAD(P)/FAD-dependent oxidoreductase, with protein sequence MSPHHTNTDVIIVGGGAAGFFTAINLAEQRPDLSITILERGKEVLQKVRISGGGRCNVTHAEFDPRPLTGNYPRGEKELLGPFHKFMTGDTIEWFSNHGVELKIEDDGRMFPITDSSQTIIDCFLRLTKKYNINVQTSQNVVSLERDSEWKVTTKTDEFMCDHLVITAGSSPKVWQMMKSLGHTIVDAVPSLFTFNIVDKAITDLAGIAMEARVEVPQLKLESQGPLLITHWGFSGPAILKMSAWGAVELNSSGYKFDLVINWLNHLTQDDCYEVLLAQRENSKKQISNDRPFDLPKRLWIYLTESLALQEKGWADCSNKTLNKLANTLTASVFKIDGKSTFKEEFVTAGGIDLKEVDFRTLASRKQENLYFAGEILNIDAITGGFNFQNAWTGGWMVAQAIGGK encoded by the coding sequence ATGAGTCCACATCATACAAATACTGATGTCATTATAGTCGGTGGTGGAGCTGCTGGGTTTTTTACCGCCATTAACCTAGCCGAGCAACGTCCAGATCTTTCCATCACTATTTTAGAACGTGGTAAAGAAGTACTGCAGAAAGTCCGCATTTCTGGTGGTGGTCGTTGCAACGTCACGCATGCCGAATTTGATCCGCGACCGTTGACGGGTAATTATCCGCGTGGTGAGAAGGAATTATTGGGACCTTTTCATAAATTCATGACGGGCGATACCATTGAGTGGTTTTCCAACCATGGCGTGGAACTCAAAATTGAGGACGATGGCCGCATGTTTCCTATCACAGATTCTTCACAAACCATCATCGACTGCTTTCTAAGACTTACTAAAAAATACAATATTAATGTTCAAACTTCGCAAAACGTAGTCTCGCTAGAGCGCGACAGTGAATGGAAGGTAACTACCAAAACTGATGAGTTCATGTGCGATCATCTTGTAATAACAGCTGGTAGCAGCCCAAAGGTTTGGCAAATGATGAAATCCTTAGGACATACCATCGTGGATGCAGTTCCCTCATTATTTACATTTAATATAGTCGATAAGGCCATTACAGATCTTGCTGGGATTGCAATGGAAGCTCGTGTAGAAGTACCGCAATTAAAGTTAGAATCCCAGGGACCACTATTGATCACCCATTGGGGATTTTCAGGACCAGCGATTTTGAAAATGAGCGCTTGGGGTGCAGTGGAATTGAACAGCTCTGGATATAAATTTGATTTGGTTATCAATTGGTTAAACCACTTAACTCAAGATGATTGCTACGAGGTACTCTTAGCCCAACGCGAAAACAGCAAAAAACAAATAAGCAACGATCGACCGTTCGATCTACCCAAAAGACTGTGGATCTATCTTACGGAAAGCCTAGCGCTACAGGAAAAAGGATGGGCAGATTGCTCCAACAAAACCCTGAACAAACTCGCTAACACTTTGACAGCAAGCGTTTTCAAGATTGACGGTAAGAGCACATTCAAGGAAGAGTTCGTTACCGCTGGCGGCATAGATTTGAAAGAAGTGGACTTTAGAACTTTAGCGAGCCGCAAACAGGAAAACCTCTACTTTGCAGGAGAGATTTTGAATATTGACGCCATCACTGGCGGCTTCAATTTTCAGAATGCTTGGACTGGCGGCTGGATGGTGGCGCAAGCGATAGGTGGGAAATAA
- the gpmI gene encoding 2,3-bisphosphoglycerate-independent phosphoglycerate mutase: MNKKTMLMILDGWGITQDPKVSAIAQANTPYIDSLYEKYPYATLRTDGENVGLPDGQMGNSEVGHMNLGAGRIVYQDLAKINKAVREDSLKDEKVLVDAFAFAKANSKKVHFAGLVSDGGVHAHINHLKALIDAALNYGLEDIFVHAFTDGRDVDPKSGAGFLESLEQHISKTPAQIASVIGRYFAMDRDQRWERVAKAYHLMTEGMGAPSHDVVASVRESYAAGLTDEFIEPIIALNGGEPVAKIESGDVVIFFNYRTDRGRELTDMLCQRDFHEQNCHKLDLYYVTMTTYDENFKNIKVIFEKPNLKNTLGEILSNAGKKQIRIAETEKYPHVTFFFNGGEETPFPGEERIMCNSPKVATYDLQPEMSIDCVSGKIIPEIKKAEADFICLNFANPDMVGHTGSMEAAVAACEAVDHAAQQVIDAAVDSGYTIIVIADHGNCEVMMNADGSVNTAHTTNPVPLILVDQDIKEIKDGVLGDIAPTILKLIGVEQPAEMTQSSLI; the protein is encoded by the coding sequence TTGAATAAGAAAACCATGTTGATGATCCTTGACGGTTGGGGAATTACCCAAGACCCTAAAGTCAGCGCGATCGCACAGGCAAACACGCCATATATAGACAGTCTTTACGAGAAATATCCATACGCGACCTTGCGCACAGACGGTGAAAACGTCGGTTTACCTGACGGCCAGATGGGCAATAGTGAGGTAGGACATATGAATCTGGGAGCAGGACGTATCGTATATCAAGACCTCGCCAAAATCAATAAAGCCGTACGAGAGGACAGCTTGAAAGATGAAAAAGTGCTGGTCGATGCATTCGCTTTCGCGAAAGCGAACTCCAAAAAAGTCCACTTTGCAGGATTGGTATCTGATGGTGGTGTCCACGCACATATCAACCACTTAAAGGCGTTAATCGACGCTGCATTAAATTATGGATTGGAAGATATTTTTGTACACGCCTTTACAGATGGACGCGATGTTGATCCCAAATCTGGCGCAGGATTCCTAGAAAGTCTGGAGCAACACATTTCCAAAACACCGGCCCAGATCGCCAGCGTCATAGGTCGATATTTTGCCATGGATAGAGACCAGCGATGGGAACGCGTCGCAAAAGCATACCATCTAATGACAGAAGGTATGGGCGCACCCAGCCATGATGTGGTAGCTTCTGTTCGTGAAAGTTATGCTGCAGGACTAACAGACGAATTTATCGAACCCATTATAGCGCTTAACGGCGGTGAACCTGTAGCAAAGATTGAAAGCGGCGATGTCGTAATCTTTTTCAACTACCGAACAGATCGTGGTCGTGAGTTGACAGATATGTTGTGCCAGCGAGATTTTCATGAGCAAAACTGTCATAAGCTAGATCTGTATTATGTGACCATGACTACTTATGACGAGAATTTCAAAAACATCAAAGTAATCTTTGAGAAACCTAATTTGAAAAATACGCTTGGCGAGATTCTTTCCAACGCTGGTAAAAAACAAATACGAATAGCAGAAACGGAAAAATATCCTCATGTGACCTTTTTCTTTAATGGTGGTGAGGAGACACCTTTCCCTGGAGAAGAACGCATCATGTGCAATTCGCCAAAGGTTGCGACCTACGATCTACAACCAGAAATGTCGATTGATTGCGTTAGCGGTAAGATCATTCCAGAAATCAAGAAAGCAGAAGCAGATTTTATTTGCCTCAACTTTGCTAATCCTGATATGGTAGGCCATACGGGAAGCATGGAAGCTGCTGTTGCGGCTTGTGAAGCTGTGGACCATGCTGCGCAACAAGTTATAGATGCTGCCGTTGATTCTGGCTATACGATTATTGTGATCGCAGATCATGGCAACTGCGAGGTTATGATGAATGCTGATGGTAGCGTGAATACGGCACATACTACAAATCCAGTTCCGCTAATTTTAGTGGATCAAGATATTAAAGAAATAAAGGATGGTGTTTTAGGTGATATTGCACCAACCATTTTGAAATTGATAGGCGTGGAACAACCTGCAGAAATGACGCAGAGTTCTTTGATCTAA
- a CDS encoding thioredoxin domain-containing protein — protein MKKILITASAALILAACGSQKEATASSTSDAKTVATVEMTKPEARMATMVNGNLQGVASLKDFQSEPFNSWFNPRYEEYTPDDAVVADLKSQMKDVEVRAYMGTWCGDSKRETPKFFKLLDAVGYDQDDLTMITVDRSKSEPADLVNGYDVNRVPTFIFYRDGEELGRFVEYPRETLEKDILKIVSGQDYKHSYEN, from the coding sequence ATGAAAAAAATACTTATCACAGCGAGTGCTGCATTGATTCTAGCCGCATGTGGATCGCAAAAAGAAGCTACAGCTTCTAGTACAAGTGATGCCAAAACAGTAGCTACAGTTGAAATGACTAAACCAGAAGCAAGAATGGCAACTATGGTTAACGGTAACCTTCAAGGTGTAGCATCTTTGAAAGATTTTCAAAGTGAGCCTTTCAATTCATGGTTCAATCCACGATATGAAGAATACACTCCAGATGATGCGGTTGTAGCGGACTTGAAATCTCAAATGAAGGATGTTGAAGTGCGTGCCTATATGGGAACCTGGTGCGGTGATTCTAAAAGGGAAACGCCTAAATTTTTCAAACTACTTGACGCCGTAGGATATGATCAGGATGATTTAACAATGATTACCGTGGATCGCTCTAAAAGTGAACCAGCTGACCTTGTCAATGGCTACGATGTTAATCGAGTTCCAACCTTTATATTCTATCGTGACGGTGAAGAGCTAGGAAGATTTGTAGAATACCCTCGTGAGACATTGGAAAAAGATATTCTTAAGATTGTCAGTGGTCAAGATTACAAACATTCTTATGAGAATTAA